In a genomic window of Narcine bancroftii isolate sNarBan1 chromosome 7, sNarBan1.hap1, whole genome shotgun sequence:
- the LOC138740040 gene encoding caldesmon-like, with the protein MKRRGAEAGAAKEERGAAKEERGAAKEERGAAKEERGAAKEERGAAKEERGAAKEERGAAKEERGAAKEERGAAKEERGAAKEERGAAKEERGAAKEERGAAKEERGAAKEERGAAKEERGAAKEERGAAKEERGAAKEERGAAKEERGAAKEERGAAKEERGAAKEERGAAKEERGAAKEERGAAKEAKGEDGIERKKSCY; encoded by the coding sequence ATGAAAAGAAGAGGAGCTGAAGCAGGAGCAGCTAAGGAAGAAAGGGGAGCTGCTAAGGAAGAAAGGGGAGCTGCTAAGGAAGAAAGGGGAGCTGCTAAGGAAGAAAGGGGAGCTGCTAAGGAAGAAAGGGGAGCTGCTAAGGAAGAAAGGGGAGCTGCTAAGGAAGAAAGGGGAGCTGCTAAGGAAGAAAGGGGAGCTGCTAAGGAAGAAAGGGGAGCTGCTAAGGAAGAAAGGGGAGCTGCTAAGGAAGAAAGGGGAGCTGCTAAGGAAGAAAGGGGAGCTGCTAAGGAAGAAAGGGGAGCTGCTAAGGAAGAAAGGGGAGCTGCTAAGGAAGAAAGGGGAGCTGCTAAGGAAGAAAGGGGAGCTGCTAAGGAAGAAAGGGGAGCTGCTAAGGAAGAAAGGGGAGCTGCTAAGGAAGAAAGGGGAGCTGCTAAGGAAGAAAGGGGAGCTGCTAAGGAAGAAAGGGGAGCTGCTAAGGAAGAAAGGGGAGCTGCTAAGGAAGAAAGGGGAGCTGCTAAGGAAGAAAGGGGAGCTGCTAAGGAAGAAAGGGGAGCTGCTAAGGAGGCAAAAGGAGAAGatggaattgagagaaagaagaGTTGTTATTGA